The Polaribacter sp. KT25b genome contains the following window.
TAGCAAAACCTATAGATATTGCAAAAGTTGTATTGTTTTTAGCAAGCGATGATTCTAAATGGATTTCTGGGCAAGTTATAGGCGCAAACGGCGCTCTAGTTTAGAAGAAAAACTAGATAACTCTCAACTATTTATTTAATTTTAGAAATCTATTTATAGTGTTTTAACTTCATCCTTCAAAAAATCGAAATATGTAATTTTTATTTTATTATTCTCTTTTTTGATGGATGTAATACTTACTGTTTCTGCAAAAGTACGTTTCATTTTTAACGAAGTCTCTACAGTTCCTAAATTTTCATTTTGATGAAATTCTAAAACTTTTTCTTGTTTAAAAACTTCGTTTTCTAATAACCAATCAGCAAACCAATCTTTTCTTAATTGTTTCATTTCATCAGTATATAAAGTTGATGAAGACCAAATTTTTGGTTCTTGAGCTAGTTTTTTAAAGTGTTTTGTTTTTCCATCCCAAACTAATTCATAGGTTTCTAATTCATCGTTCCAATCAACCAAAATTAAAGTAAAAGGTTCTATATCTGTAAAATCGAAATTATTAATATAAGTAATTCCATCATCCGCAGATAAAATACTTTTTACAATAATTCCTCTACTCATTTTATAATATTTATTTCTTGTATGATTTATAAAGCCACCATTTAATAAACAAACCAACCTGTTTTTATTGCTTGTACCAATCCAAGTTCCACCTGCTAATTCATCTTTTGGGTAGGTTAATTTCATTTCATTTTCAAAATAAGTTTTTGGAGAAATTGTTTTTCTTAACGGAGTTTCATCTCTATTAGATGTTAAAATAAAATCCTTTTTCCCTAAAGGAAGATAGGTTACTGTGCACATATAAATCTTTTAACTATTATGATAAACTTTACATTTTCTTATAATTTTTGAGTTTTCCTTAACAAAAGACATCAAAAATCGGTTAAATTTATTGAAACAAAAATTGTAACTTTGAAGCTCAAAATTAGTCGATTAAAATTTAAAAAACATACAAAATGGCAAGAGGATTTTTTAATGTTCCAACAGCAGTAAATGAGCCTGTTAAAGGTTATGCTCCTGGTTCTCCAGAAAGAGAAGAATTATTAGCAACATACAAAGCAATGTTTAACAGCAATATTGATGTGCCAATGCATATTAATGGCGAAGAAGTTAGAACTGGAAATACCAGAAATATTACACCTCCTCATGATCATAAACATGTTGTTGGTCAATATCATATAGCAGAAAAAAATCACGTAGATGCTGCAATTTCTACAGCATTAGCCGCAAGACAAGCTTGGTCTTCTGTTTCTTGGATGGAAAGAGCATCTATTTTCTTAAAGGCAGCAGAATTATTAGCAGGGCCTTATAGAGCAAAAATGAATGCGGCAACAATGATTGCACAATCTAAAAATGTTCATCAAGCAGAAATTGATGCAGCTTGTGAAATGATAGATTTCTTTAAATTTAATGTACAATATATGACTGATATTTTTAAAGATCAGCCAGCATCTGCACCAGGAATCTGGAACAGAGTTGAGTACAGACCTTTAGAAGGATTTGTGTATGCAATTTCTCCTTTTAACTTTACGTCTATTGCTGCAAACTTACCCGCAGCTGCAGCATTAATGGGTAATGTTGTTGTTTGGAAACCTTCTGATCATCAAGCATATTCTGCTCAAGTAATTGTAGATTTATTTAAGGAAGCTGGTTTACCTGACGGAGTTATAAATGTGGTTTACGGAGATCCTGTTATGATTTCTGATACTGTTTTAAGTTCTCCAGATTTCTCTGGATTACACTTTACAGGTTCTACTTTTGTATTTAAAGAATTATGGAAACAAATTGGAAACAATATCCATATCTATAAAACATACCCAAGAATTGTTGGAGAAACTGGTGGTAAAGATTTTATTTGGGCGCATAATTCATCAAATCCTTTACAGATTGCAACTGCAATTGTAAGAGGTTCTTTCGAATATCAAGGTCAAAAATGTTCTGCTGCATCAAGAGCTTATATTCCTGCATCACTATGGGAAGAAGTTAAAAAACATGTAATTGCACAAACAAACGAAATTACAATGGGTTCTCCAGAAGATCCATCAAACTTTGTAAATGCAGTAATTCACGAAGGTTCTTTTGATAAAATTGCTAGTTTTATTGATGCTGCTAAAGCTGATAAAGATGCAGAAATTATTGTTGGTGGAAACCATGATAAATCTGTAGGTTATTTTATTGAACCAACAGTAATTTTAGCAAAATCGCCAACATATGCAACAATGACAACTGAGTTATTTGGCCCAGTAATGACTGTTTTTGTATACGAAGATGCAGAGTGGGAAGCTTCATTAAAACTAGTAGATGAATCTACAGAATACGCTTTAACCGGAGCAATTTTTTCTAAAGATAGATATATTGTAGAAAAAGCTTCTAAAGCATTAGAAAATGCCGCAGGAAACTTCTACATTAATGACAAGCCAACAGGAGCAGTTGTTGGTCAGCAACCATTTGGAGGAGCAAGAGCTTCTGGAACAAATGATAAGGCTGGTTCTGCACAAAACTTATTACGTTGGACATCTGTTAGATTGATAAAAGAAACTTTTGTAACACCTACAGATTATAAGTATCCTTTCTTAGGATAAATAAAAACAACAATTTTTATATAAAACCGTATCTAATTTGATGCGGTTTTTTTATTTTCCTATTTTAGACAAAAAAATATGGAATATAAATATTTAATGTATGCTCACTTAGTAACTGTAGTTCCTTGTGTTTTTATAGGCGCTTATCTTTTATCAGTAAAAAAAGGTACTCCGTTTCATAAATCATTAGGTAAAATCTACATGTCTTTAATGATTATTACCGCAATTATTACCTTATTTATGCCTGCGGATGTTGGCCCACAATTTTTAAATCATTTTGGCTACATTCATCTTTTTAGCTTCCTTACTTTATACAGCGTTCCAACTGCAATTATTGCCATAAAAAAAGGACACGTAAAAAAACATAAACTAAAAATGATTTTTTTATATGTTGGAGCAATCATAATTGCTGGTGGATTTACTTTTACACCAGGTAGATTTTTACACAATTTATTTTTTGGGAATTAGTCATAAAAAAACACATCAAATTTGATGTGTTTTTTTTAAATTTTATATTTTTCTTAAGGTTTAATTCACAGTAAAACCCCAAGTTTGACCAATTGATTTAGCTCCATTTTGATCTTTTACATTTACTTTCCAAGAATATGTTTTTCCAGATTCTACAGAAACTACATGCGTTTTATCTGATAAAGAATCATCAATTAAAGTTAATGTAGAATTTTCTCCAAAATAGAGTTCGTAAGTTAAAGTGTCACCTGCATTTGCATCAGCAGCATTCCATTCTAAACTGATAGAAGTTGTTGCACTTTGTTTACTATCATTTTCAGGTGAAACTAATTCTGCTGTAAAAGGCGCATAGTTTAAAACTGCATCTCCTTTTGTATAAAAAGCATAAATTTCTGATGATGTACCTTGATCATTGTCAATATCAACTGCATCAACTCTCCAATAATAAGCCGTTTGTTTCTCTAAAGAAACTAGTGCCTGCAAAGAAGTAACTGTACTATTATGTACAATATTAGTCATCGCTCTGTCTGTTGCAATTATTAAATTATACTCTAATTCGTCATCTTCTGGATCTGTAGCTTCACTCCAATTAAAATTAATTGAATTATCTATACATAACAAATTTTCTGTTGGATAAATTAAACTAACAGCATTTGGAACCTTATTTTTCTCATCTTTTGCGCACTGTACATTTAGCAAACAAAAGGAAACTATAGTCGTTATTATGAATACTCTTTTCATTACTTTAAAATTTTAATAGGTTTAGAATTTTCAATTGATAACTTTAAGATATAAATCCCTTTTGCATAGTTTCTAAAGGGAATAATTAAATTATTATCTTCTTTTTTTATAGATTGTTTTAAAATTTGATTTCCGTTTACATCAAAAATAATTATATCAACATATGTTTGATTTACATCAATTGGCAATAACAAATCTATAGAATCTATAATAGGATTTTGTCTTAATACAACATCACCAATACTGGTTTTAAATAAACCTTCACATTCTTTTGCTGTTTTAACTTCTAGTTTTCCACTTTCTTTTATCTCGACATCAAATTCTTTGTCATTAGAAACACTTATCAATTCTTCATTCAAATATACTTCATAAGGAGCTGTACCACTATTAATAGAAAAAGAATAGTTATTGTTTGCTGTTTTACTAGCAACTTTTAAAGATACAGGTTGAGATTCTTCTATAGAAACTTCAAAGCATTGCTTAAAGTTTATTTCACTTACAAGTATACAGACTTCATAATCTCCTGGAACTAAATTTGATAAAGAGTAGTTTAAAGCTGTTAAATTTTTATCAATGTTTGTTGATGGCCCAACAATAGTAATTTGATATTCAAATTCACTTTGTTTAATGGCTACATCTATAATTCCATCATTTTCATCAACACAAGATTCTGATGTTGTTTCAACAGTAATATTATCAAAATCTACTACAGCTTCTGCTTTGTTTATTGTAACAGTGAAACAACTTGTTACATCTGGTTCTATTGCTGTTATACAAATTTCATAATCACCTGGAGATAAATTATCAACAGAATAATTTGGACTTGAAAGAGTTTCATTATTATCTACACCAACACCCGTTAAAGACAGTTGGTAAGTAAATTCATCTTGATTCATGGTAACATTAATTATTCCATCTTCTGCTCCATAAATAGTTTCATGTATCGTTTCTATAGTATAATTGTCATCGTTTAAAACTGGTTCAACAATAGTAATAGAATAATCTTCCGTTTCTCCCCATTCTGTTAAATGATCTGCATCACAAGCTCCTGATCCATAACCATCTGTTGGGTCATCATATTCTATAAGAACTCTCATTGTTGTTTTTCCAAATTTAGCATCCGTAGGTACAGTTATATTAAAAGTAGCTGTACCAACATTATCTGTAATTGATCCTAAATCATATTTTTCTGTATCAGCATCAAAAATATAATCTTTATTCCAATCAATAAAAACAAAACAATGATCTTGATAACCACCAGTATCAAAAGTTACACTAATTTGTTTAGTTTGCTCTCTTAAAACATTTGCATTTATATTTGTAAAATCTTGATAACCATCTGTTGTATCATTATCAGAATCATTATTAATTCCACCAAAAGTTACATTAGAAATATATTCTGTACCTCCTGCTTCGTCTGTAAAGGTAGATGTACAATACATAGGGGTTTCTGTAGTAAAACTAAAGATAGCGGAAAAATTTCCTTCTCCACAATCGTTTTTAGGTTTTACTCTCCAAAAATATTGAGTTTCTCCATTTAAATCTGTTGCTTTAAATGAATTTTCTGCAACATTTTTACTTGAAATTATGTTAGAAAAACCTGCATCTAATGCAACTTCTATATCATAAGAAGATGCATTTGAGTCTTGCTCCCAAGTTAAGGTTTCTGTTATTGAAACTCCTGTGGCATCATTAACTGGTGTTAATAAGGTTAATGAATTAAAAGTTGAACTTCTTACATTTAAAACTAAGTCTATATTTTGAGTTACCGTTGCAGAAGTACCAACAACATTTATATCGTAACTTTTTGCTTCTTTACCTTCTAAATTAGAAATTGTTAATGTTACTGTTCCGTCAGCATCAATAGTTGATGAACTAAATGCAATTGTAGAACCTGATGGATTACCTGTTGCACTTAAAGTAGCTACTTCTGTAAAACCATTAATAAAATCGAAATCTAAATTATAACTGATACTTTCTGTACCTGTATTACATACAGATTGTTCTCCGCTATTATCAGAAATTAAAAAAGTTGGTGTAGATGAAACAATAACAAACGGAGACGTATTGACATTATAAAAAATATTATCAGCTGCTTCTACCATAATTCTTGCAGATGCTGTTGCATTATCTGGTACAATAATACTTTCTGAACCATCATTTGGAGTGTTCGTTTTTAAAGTAATAGGAAAAGTGATTCCACCATCAATAGATAATTTAATATTTACATTTTTACATTCTATTGGTGCAATATCTGTTGTTCCTTTATTCCAAGTTACCGATATTGTTTGTCCAGAATTTAAAGTTTCTGCTGTGTTTTGAGAGGTAACTGTAAAAGCTTCGTCGTCTGTAACTGTTAGTTTAAGATCATCTCTATCAGAACTTCCACCACCAGCATTATTATCTCTTACAAAAAATGAGAAATTAAATTCTCTTGCTACAGAAGGTAAAACTTCCCAAGTTGATGATGTATTTCCAGAAATAACTGTTGCTAAAGCTGGCATATATCTTTCAGGAGAATCTTTAGAAGGTAAAGATCTAAACATTGGACCTTCGTCACTAGAACTAACCGGCGGCATTGTTGCCGTTTCATTATCTAATTGCTCCCAATTATAGGTTAAACTAGACAAACCATCTACATCTGTTGCTGTTCCTTTTAACTTAAAAGGAGTAGATTTTGGAATGCTATAATCTAAACCAGCATCTGCAACGGGGGCGTTATTATCAGTATTTGTAACTACACCACAACTTCCAGAAGATTGAATAACATTCCACATTTGTGCAATACTAACTGCATGAAAATAAGCATCACTATTTCCATTTGCATTTCCTTCTTGTACATTTGGCGAACAAATACCTGCATATCCCATAATTGTTGATCCACTTCCTGGCTCTACAGCTGTTGAATTTGTTCTATTGCAATCGTTATTTTGTGTATGAGTTGCACCAAATTGATGCCCTAATTCGTGTATAACAAAATCTATATCATAAGCATCACCAACTGGTTGAGACCTTCCTGTAACACCTCTTGCTTTTTGACCAGAAACACAAACAACTCCTAAACCAGCTAAGCCATCTCCTCCTATACTAAAAATATGGCCAATATCATAATTAGCATTTCCGATAGCTGTATCACAAATAGTTTGCACTTCATTAATCATTGTATCAGGAGAGCCATCTGTAATATTATCTGTATCAGCATCTAAAAAAATAATTTCATCATTATCTGCTACAAGAACAAGTTTTATTGATAAATCTTTTTCAAAAACCCCATTAATTCTTGTCATTGAAGTATTCATTGCAGATAAAACTGCTGCTTTTTTAACTTCATCTGTTGCTGTAACAGCTATATTTTGTTGAGTAGCACCTAAATGAAATTGTGCATATTCGCCACTACAAGTCAAAGCTAATCTAAAGGTTCTTAGTTTACCGTCATTAGCATTACGAGCAAAATCTTGGGAAAAAACTTCTTGTTTACCTGTTTCATCTACTAAACAATTTAAGTCATTTTCTTCTTTCTTTAGGCTACTTCTTTTGTAAACTATGTAGTCTTTATTATCTTTAGAATAAGTGTCTATATAAATAGTTTCTTTTTTACCAGAAAAAATTACTGCATGAAACCCATCTGTACCTACACTTATTTTTGCAATAGCTGTAGGGTCATCTATTCCTTGTGCAGAATATGATTTTATATTGGGGAATTTTGCTTGTAATTTTTCTTCGAAATTAGACGTTTCTTTTAAGGAAAACCTAGAAAAACCACCTTCTGAATTTGGAAGTTCTATTATTTCCTTTTGATTTAAAGAATTACTTTTTAATTGTGATGAAAAAGCGTTTAAATCCAAAGAAATAATTTCATAATCTGATGGAAAATTTTTCTTTTGATAGATTTCCTTTTTTTGAACTAAATAGCTCGATTGCTGAACTTTTGTCCAAATTTTTTGAGAATAAAGAGCATCAACATTAAAAACAATAATGGACACTATAAATAAAAATAGTAATTTATTTTTCATAAAATATATTTAAAATACAAATGAATGACCCCAAATATAGCGAATTATTTATCTTTGTAGTAGAAATTATGAATAGAAAAATATTACTTTTAGATTTAGCAAACAAAGATTACAAAGAAACTTGGGATTATCAATCTGAGTTATTGCAAGAAATTGTTGATGTTAAGATACATAATAGAAGAAATAATTTACAAGAAACTACAAAAAATTATTTCTTATTTGTAGAACATCCACATGTGTATACGCTTGGAAAAAGTGGAGATTTCAGTAATTTATTGCTTACAGAAAATCAGTTAAAAGAAAAAGGTGCTACTTTTTATAAAATAAATAGAGGTGGCGACATTACTTATCATGGACCAGGACAAATTGTTGGTTATCCAATTTTAGATTTAGAAAATTTTTTTACAGATATTCATAAATACCTTCGTTTTTTAGAGGAAGTTATTATTTTAACTATAGCAGAATACGGAATAAAAGGTACAAGAAGCGAAGGTGAAACTGGTGTTTGGCTAGATGTTGGAACACCTTTTGCTCGTAAAATTTGTGCTATGGGTATTCGTTCTTCACGTTGGGTAACTATGCATGGTTTTGCATTGAATGCAAATGTAAACTTAGGTTATTTTGATAATATTATTCCTTGTGGAATTAAAGGAAAGGCGGTTACTTCTATGGAAGCTGAATTGAACAGAAAAGTAGATTTAGAAGAAGTAAAACAAAAGATCTTAAAGCATTTTAAATCGCTTTTTGAAGTTGAAGCGTTTGAAGCGTTATAAGAATCATTACGAGTTTACGAAGCAATCTATATAATTAAAATAACAGATTGCTTCACTAAAGTTTAAATAATTATTTTTCTTCGTTAAAATACACTTTATAATACTTCATTTTTTTCTCTTCATCATAACCTCTTTCTAAGTATTCTGATGCAGCATCTGGCGCATCAACATCTAGTTTTATACTGATGTTTGTATCTAACTTAATTTCTGTTTTAAGCTTACTTTTTTCTTTCTTTAAAACCACGCCAGAAACATCAAAATTATTTCTAATTAATACATCATTTAATGTTTCATAATGTTTTTTGTAGTCTTCAAACAAATCTTTCTGCTTTTCATCTTCAAAAATTTCATCTTTAAAGTCATGATAATCTACAGCTTCATGCTCTTTAAAATAATCTACCGTATTTGCTAAAAAATCGCCTTGTTTATGTTTTCCTAATTCTGGTTTTATAACTTCTTCAGAAAACTCTTTACATAGCTCTAAGTAGTTGTGAGTATGCGAGTTATAGTCATCTGCAAGTTTAACGCTTAAGAAATTTTTAATCCAATATTGTGCATCGTAATTGTTGTTGTCTACAGAAAAAACAACAGTACCTTCAACATCAGAAGAATTAAGAATTAAACATCCTTTATCTATTTTTTTTGTTGATATTCCTTTTTGAACAACTACATCAAAACTCTCATTATCATCTAAATAGGTTTGAAAAAAATCTACTTTATTTTCAATTTTAAAAACACCAACTGCTTCTGTTAAAACATCTTTATACTCTATACCTTCTATAAAAACAACAATAACATCGCCCGTTTTTATTTGTGCAGAATTAGATTGTTCATATAAATGATTTACAATATTTTTAGAGTATTCTATAAAACTACTTTCTTCTTTAAAAACTTCTGAAGCGTAATTATTTAACTCGTTTAAACGCACATCTGCATGATGAGAAAAACGATAACTTTGGGTTAAACTACCAAAGGGTTTTAATAAGAAGTTTTTCATTAGATCGTAACTTTCTTGATCGAAACGTATTAAATCTTCAGAAAAAACATTGTGTCCGCTATTAAATTTATTAGCAACTTTATGCAGAATGCATTTGGTAATTTCTGCTTTCGTTTTTTTAATCATCATTTGTAATTTTGGACGGTAAAAATAGAAAAAGTTTGTTTATGATTTAATTATTTTTGACACAGATTTTCGCGGATAAAAACGCTAGATTTCGTACCTTAACTTTGCAAATTGTATTTGAAAGAAAATAAAACTTACCTGTTGTATATTTTAAATAATGCTAATTTTAAGATTGTTGATATTTCTGTTAAAAATAAACTTTTTGATGTATTGAATTATAATTAGTGTAGTTGTTTTAGTTAATGATGTAGTATTGAGTTATTTAAAATATTTAGTGTAATTTCTTTTAATCATAAATTGATCACAAAGTTTAGCAAATAGTGTTTCAATTCTCTTCCTTTTTTTTTCTAAATATATAAGGTTGATTTTTATAGTTCTTCTGATTTTTTCTCATAGGTGTATTCAATGTTATATTACAGGTTTCGAATAATTTAAGTTGAATTTGAGTTGTAACACCTTTAAGATAATGAATGTCATGTATTAAATTAATGCTTTGAAAAACACCACTTACAGAATATATACCATGCAATTTATATTCATAATATCGTGTGTTTTGTGAAGTGCAAAAATCTTTATCTGCGTATCAATAAGTTGCTTTTTTACATATTTTTGAACGTGAATTCCTCGATAATTTACAAACTTCTAAAGGCATGCTATCTACTATAGAATAATTTTCAAATTCATTAAAATAAGAAGCTAATTTTAAGTGAATAACATCCATATAATTTGCTAAATTTCTTTTTCTTGAATTGTAAACACTTCATTCTATTTTAGTAAAATAGCTGTTGGAAGTTTTCTAAATAAATCTGTTTCACTATCAATACTCATGAATTCTGATGTTAAAACCAAACTTGTCTGTTCTAAATCACTCATTTTTGGTTTTCTTCTTTGATAAATCAAAAGCTGTTCTTTTGATATTTTTTCTTAAAATTTCCAATATTCTTTTTTAATTGCTATTAAGTTGTTCATTGTAAGTGATTTGTCGTTTAAGTCAATTTGCTATTGTTCAGTTAAATGAAAAACTTTTTTATTTTAAATCATAATGCACAACAGGTTAACAGATTAATTTATATCCGAAACCTCTAATATTAATAATTTGAATATTGCTATCTTTTTTTAATTTTTTTCTAAGTTTACTAATAAAAACATCCATACTTCTAGCGTTAAAGAAATCATCATTTCCCCACAATTTATTTAGAATAAAAGTTCTGTCTAAAACTTCGTTTTTCTTTTCAAATAAATGAAAAAGTAATTGTGCTTCTCTATGTGTAAGTTGTTCAATTTCTGATGTATATTCTAGCGTTTGCTTTGTAAAATTAAAAGAATATTTACCTATTTTAATAGCATCAAAATTTGTTTTTAATGCTATTCTATTCATTAAAGATTTAATTCTTATAATCAGTTCTTCCATAGAAAAAGGCTTTTTTAAATAATCATTTCCACCATTATTAAAACCTTCTAAAACATCTGCAGTTTGCGATTTTGCAGTTAAAAATAGAATAGGAATATTTTTATTTTCTAAACGTATTTCTTTGGCAAGTGTAAAGCCGTCTTTTTTTGGCATCATTACATCTAAAACCAAAATATCAGGATCTTTTTTTTGATAAATTTCAAAAGCTTCTTCGCCATTTTCTGCATCAAAAACTATAAAATCTCTAGATTCTAAACTCTCTTTTACAATCATTGCTAAACTTGCTTCGTCTTCTGCTAACAATACTTTTATCTTATTCATTAGGAATGGTTATTTTAAAAATTGTTTTCTTCTTTTCTGATGAAAGCGAGATTGTTCCGTTGTGTTTTTCGATAATTTTTTTGCAGTAATACAAACCAATACCGAAACCTTTAACATCATGTGTATTTCCTTTAGAAACTCTATAAAATTTATCAAATATTTTTTCTTGCTGATTTTTTTCAATTCCGTTTCCGTCATCAGCAATAGTAATTTCTGTAGATTTTAAAACAGAATTAATATTTATTTCAATATGATTTCCACCATATTTTACTGCGTTATCAATTAGGTTAGAAATTGCATTTTCAAAATGAAAAACATCAACTAAAACATAAATAGGTTGCAAGTTTGTAGAGAAAATTAACTCTTTGTTATTATTTAATAACTTATGTTTTTTTACTAACTTTTCTGTAATTTCAACAATATCAATAGTTTCCTTTTTTAATAGTAACTGCTCACTATCTAAAGTAGCAGTTTCTAATAATTTCTCTACCATTTGATGCAATTTTTTTAACTGAATAGATGACATCGAAAGATATTTCTTTGTTTTTTCTGTATCAGCTAAAACATTAAAATTCTCAATAGCTTCAATAGCAGCAGAAACAGTTGCAATTGGTGTTTTAAATTCGTGTGTAATATTACTAATTAAGTCGTTTTTTATAACTGCTAAATCTTTTTGTTGATTGATGATTTTGAGTAAATAAAAAAGACAAGAAATTATTAAAAGCGATAATAAAAGTGATAATAAAATACCTAAAGAACTTCTTTTTAAAGTTTCGAAAGTAGTATTGTTATAGATAAGTTCAAATTTTTCATTTTCTTTTGCATACGTAGATTTAGAACTAACAGAAAATGTTTTAGGATCTAAAATAGAATCTTTAGTTTGATAAAATAAAGTATCGTTTTTTAAATGATGAAAACTAGTTTTTAAATTAATTCCTTTATTTTTTAATTGATTTTCTATAAGCGAATCTATTTTTTGGTAGGCTACAGATTGATCTAAAAAAGAAATAAAAATGGGTTTTAAATTAGAAACAACCTTTAAACTGTCTGCTGCTTTTTTGCCTTTAAAAAAGGTTATGTTTTTTTTAGAGCCATCTTTATTTAGCGTGTATCCGTTTTTATGGTTAGTAAATTGCGTGATAAATTTTACAGAGTCATTCTTTACATCATCTAGATTTGTGTTAAAAGTTGAAACAAATTCCTTTGCAGAATTCATTAGAGAATCAATTTTTTCTTTTGATGTATTTTCGTCAGAAGTAATTTTAATATTGTTAATTGTTATTTTAGGTTTTTCATCTGTTGTAGTGTTTTTATATAAGCTTTTATCTAAAGAATTAATACTTATAGATTTTTTAACTTCATCATTATTTATAGCCTCAATAATTGTAATAAAACTATTTTTTGCAATTGACGAGTAATATTCTTCTATGGCATTATCTAAACTTAACTGAATTTCATTGGTAACTCTTTGTTTATTTTCTTCGTAATTTTTATAATTCCAATAGAACTGAACTGTAATTGTAGCTACAATTGTTGCAGTAATAAAGTAAAAAAGCAGTTTGTATTTTTTGATGTTCATATTTCAAAGATAATCAGTAAAAATGATAAAAATTGTTGGTTAACACTCGTTAACACTCATTAACTATAAAAATACTTTTGCATGCGCATCTTTGTAACAAGGAATTTAAAAACTAATTATTATGAAAAAAATACTAACAGTGTTATTATTAATTGCTTCAACAATTATTTATGGGCAAGAAGAAAAAAATACATTTACTAAGGCAGAATCAAAAATTACTGAGATAAAATATTCTTTAAATTCTATAAAAGAATTAGAAGATATCGATTGGAAAGAGTTGAAAGCTTTTTTTGATACCAATAAACCAACAGAT
Protein-coding sequences here:
- the lipB gene encoding lipoyl(octanoyl) transferase LipB, with amino-acid sequence MNRKILLLDLANKDYKETWDYQSELLQEIVDVKIHNRRNNLQETTKNYFLFVEHPHVYTLGKSGDFSNLLLTENQLKEKGATFYKINRGGDITYHGPGQIVGYPILDLENFFTDIHKYLRFLEEVIILTIAEYGIKGTRSEGETGVWLDVGTPFARKICAMGIRSSRWVTMHGFALNANVNLGYFDNIIPCGIKGKAVTSMEAELNRKVDLEEVKQKILKHFKSLFEVEAFEAL
- a CDS encoding nucleoid-associated protein; this translates as MIKKTKAEITKCILHKVANKFNSGHNVFSEDLIRFDQESYDLMKNFLLKPFGSLTQSYRFSHHADVRLNELNNYASEVFKEESSFIEYSKNIVNHLYEQSNSAQIKTGDVIVVFIEGIEYKDVLTEAVGVFKIENKVDFFQTYLDDNESFDVVVQKGISTKKIDKGCLILNSSDVEGTVVFSVDNNNYDAQYWIKNFLSVKLADDYNSHTHNYLELCKEFSEEVIKPELGKHKQGDFLANTVDYFKEHEAVDYHDFKDEIFEDEKQKDLFEDYKKHYETLNDVLIRNNFDVSGVVLKKEKSKLKTEIKLDTNISIKLDVDAPDAASEYLERGYDEEKKMKYYKVYFNEEK
- a CDS encoding response regulator transcription factor, whose protein sequence is MNKIKVLLAEDEASLAMIVKESLESRDFIVFDAENGEEAFEIYQKKDPDILVLDVMMPKKDGFTLAKEIRLENKNIPILFLTAKSQTADVLEGFNNGGNDYLKKPFSMEELIIRIKSLMNRIALKTNFDAIKIGKYSFNFTKQTLEYTSEIEQLTHREAQLLFHLFEKKNEVLDRTFILNKLWGNDDFFNARSMDVFISKLRKKLKKDSNIQIINIRGFGYKLIC
- a CDS encoding sensor histidine kinase KdpD; the encoded protein is MNIKKYKLLFYFITATIVATITVQFYWNYKNYEENKQRVTNEIQLSLDNAIEEYYSSIAKNSFITIIEAINNDEVKKSISINSLDKSLYKNTTTDEKPKITINNIKITSDENTSKEKIDSLMNSAKEFVSTFNTNLDDVKNDSVKFITQFTNHKNGYTLNKDGSKKNITFFKGKKAADSLKVVSNLKPIFISFLDQSVAYQKIDSLIENQLKNKGINLKTSFHHLKNDTLFYQTKDSILDPKTFSVSSKSTYAKENEKFELIYNNTTFETLKRSSLGILLSLLLSLLIISCLFYLLKIINQQKDLAVIKNDLISNITHEFKTPIATVSAAIEAIENFNVLADTEKTKKYLSMSSIQLKKLHQMVEKLLETATLDSEQLLLKKETIDIVEITEKLVKKHKLLNNNKELIFSTNLQPIYVLVDVFHFENAISNLIDNAVKYGGNHIEININSVLKSTEITIADDGNGIEKNQQEKIFDKFYRVSKGNTHDVKGFGIGLYYCKKIIEKHNGTISLSSEKKKTIFKITIPNE